The Rhodoferax ferrireducens T118 DNA segment AGGATCTTCGCCGTCACGCGCGCCCGATCAGTGTGAACGGCAAGGTCGACGTGCTGGCCGTTCCTGTCGGATCGCCGCAACTGAGCACACAGGACAAAGCTTACCTTGGCGCCATGCGCGAGGCGTTGCAGAATGGCTTGCTGGCGGCTTGCGCGCTGACCGTTGTCATGGGGCTTGTGTTCGGTTCGCGCTTCGGTGCGCGGGTGCGCGAATTGACGTCCGCCATTCAATCCATGCGGGCAGACGGCGAAATACTGCAACAAGTGCCGGTGCACAGCCGCGACGAGATGGGGCTGCTGGCATCGGCGTTCAATCGCATGAGCCGCGAGTTGTCCCAGGCGCATTCGGCGTTGCGCAGGACCAACGAGCAGGTGCAGTCGCAGGCTGCGCAGTTGAAAGAGCTTAGCGTGCGCGATCCGCTCACGCAGATGTTCAACCGGCGTTACTTCGACGAGCAGTCTGCGCTGCTGTATCAACAGGCGATGCGCCATGGCTGGTCGGTCAGTGTCATGGTGGGCGATCTGGACTATTTCAAATCGATCAACGATGACTTTTCTCACGCCATTGGCGACGAGGTGTTGCGCCGCGTGGCCCTGATCTTGCGCAAGAATACCCGCAGCACCGATATTGTTGCGCGTTACGGCGGCGAGGAGTTTGTGATCGCATTTCCCGAAAGCACGGTGCAACAAGCTGCCATTCGTTGCGAAGCATTGCGGGCCGCCATCGAGCAACATACATGGCAAGAGGTGCACCCGGAATTGCGCGTGACGATGAGCATGGGCTTGTGCGACGACACCAAGCGCGGTTCGATCGAAAAGATGCTGGCCGCTGCGGACGAGGGTCTGTACGAAGCCAAACGCAGCGGCCGCAACCGGGTGGTTAGCTGTTGAATTGCCGCGATGCAGCTTGAGTGGGCTGGTTGATCAGGCTTGCAGCAACTCGAATGCGCCCAGCGGCTGGGCTTGGCCATTCAGCATCACGTCCAGCTTGTGGAGCCCCGGGTAGTGTCTGCGGGTGCTCATCTGCGCCAGCGACAGTTTTTTGGCCAGCGGCGCGGTCTGGCCGGGTGCCCGTTGCAGGGTTTTGAGCTTGAACACCTTGGCGCGGGTCTGGCCGTTGGCCTTGACGTAATGCACGCAAAAGTCCACCAACACGCTTTGTGCTGAGGTGTGGCAGTTGGTCACGTCAAACTCAATCTGCACGGTGCCACCGGTCACGGCAAGGCGGGGGCTGATCTGGACCTTGGTCACGCTCACGCGGGGCGTCTGGCCAAACCCCAGCACCTGCAGCGCGCCGCTTTCGCCCCGTTTGACGGCGGACCTCAAGGCATGGCCAACGATCCATGCGCGCTGCGCACTGGCACCCTGGAGCCAGGCCTGGGCCGTGTGGACCAGAACGTCCGGGTGGTCCTTGCCAATGTCGTTCAGGTTGTTGGCGACCGAACGCCGCACATACAACTCGGGGTCATCCTTGAGCAGCTCCAGCAGCGCCAATACCGGCGCCGGGTCGGCCTGAAACCGGCGCAGACGCGGTGCCCAGGGCAGCCGGGGGCGCGTGCCTTCGGACACCAGCCGGCGAACGTGTGCACTGGGGTCGCATGCCCATGCCTGAAGCTGACGCAAGGTGGCTTCAGGGTGGTGTTCGATGAACGGGCGGATGCTGAACTCGGCCGTGAAGCGTTGCGTCAAGGCATGTTGTGCCCGCATCGACAGCTCGAAGTGGGCCAGGCCGAACTCAGCCACAAACTGGGTGTGCGGCAGGTACAGAAACGAGGCCAGGCTCTGGCCGGGGTCGCGGCCATGGGCTTGATCCAGCGAGTCCAGCAGGATGGCAAGCGCGTGCGCATAGTCGTCTGGCAAATGGCGACGCAAGGCCTGGGCTATTTTTTTTCCCCGCGGCATCAGCGCCAGCGCGTCGTACCCGTCCAGCACGTCGCTCACAAAAGCCGTGCGGTTGAAAGACGGGTGCACCGCCGAGATCATGGCGGCAATCGCACGCGGCACATCGGCGCCAAACTGGTTTTTGAGGGCTTCAGCCATGGGTGGGTCATCTGGTGGTCATTGCTGGATTGTCCACCCATGACGCGGCCGGTGCTTCGTGGCATCAAGGTGATTTCGCTTAGACTCCTGCCAGAATTGGAAGATGCCGGGGCCAGGTAGGCCCCGCGTCTGCGCGCAAACCATTCTCGTGCCAAAAAACAGGTTGCATACAGCAGGAATTGCCCTACCCGTCTCATGACCCGCTACCCAGAAACACCCCCGAAAACCCGCTGGCTGGTGCGCATGCACCATCGTATGCGTGCCGGGTCGTTGGCCTTGATGTTCGTGGCAAGCGGAATGCATATATTTGCAAAGAACTACGGCGTTGCTGCCTGGGCACTTCTGGCGCTGCTTTTTTTGCTCTATCCCCATGTTCAATATTGGCGCGCGGCCAGAGCCGCCGATAGCGTGAAAACGGAGTTGGACAACCTGCTGATTGACTCTTTTTTACTGGGCCTGTTCATGGCGGCACTGGAATTCCCCCTTTGGCTAAGCTTTGCAGCCATCATGGCCACCTTGACCAATAACGCGGCCAACAAGGGCTGGCCCAGTGTGCCGAAAAACGTGCTGGCCATGCTGGCCGGCGCACTGATATGGGTCACGGTGCGCGGATTCAAGTTCTCGCCCGATACCGGCTGGCCGCTCACGATTTTTTGCATGGTGGGCATCTGCGGCTATGTGCTCGTGATCGGCAATGTCGGATTCCAAAGAAACCTCCAGCTGCGCCGGGTTCGGGAGGAGTTGCGAACGCGTGAACAAGAACTGTTGAAAGCCAACCAGAGCCTGGTCGTCAATCTCCAGGAAATTGAAGCCCTGCAGCAACAGCTGCGTGAGCAGGCCAGCCGGGATTCGCTGACCGCGCTGTACAACCGTCGCTACCTCGACACCACGCTGGACAGAGAACTGGCGAGCTGCAAGCGCGAAGGCAAGCCCCTGTCCCTGATCATGATTGATGTCGATGACTTCAAGAAATACAACGATCTTCACGGCCATCAGGCCGGCGATCAGTGTTTGATCGCCGTTGCGAAAACCTTGCAGGCGAGCGCCAAGCGGGCCAGCGATCTGGCAGCGCGATATGGCGGTGAAGAATTCTTGCTGGTCTTGCCGGGCATGGACGCGACGGCCGCACAAGGGCTGGCCGAGGAGCTGCGCCGGTCCGTCGAAGCGTTGAAGATTCCCCACGAGCAGTCGCGCGGCGGCAGCGTCACCATCAGCATCGGCCTGGCGGTCATGACGAATGACAGCCACAAGGATGTCGCGGGTTTATTGCGCGCCGCGGACGAAGCCCTCTACCACGCCAAGCATGGCGGGCGTAATCAGGTTCGCCTTGCTACGCAAACGCGCCGTGCGGCGCGCGTGGCGGAAAGTGTCGCGGTGAATCTGGTTCAACTGGTCTGGCATCCGGCCTACGAATCGGGTCAAGCCGAACTTGACGCCCAGCATCGAGCCTTGTTTGGGCACGTCAACAACATCCTTGCCGCCTTGCTGCTGGAGCGACCGGTCGACGAGGTTGCAGCACTCATTGACACGCTGATTGGCGATGTTGCCAAACATTTTGAGGACGAGGAAAAAATCATTTTGGCCGCCGGTTTTCCCGGCGCAGCGGCGCATGCCGCCATGCACCGTGAACTCATCGCCCACGCCGGCTATCTGGTCAGCCGCTTTAAAACCAGGGACCTTGACAGGGGGGAGCCGTTTCAATTCCTTGCACATGACCTGGTCGCTCGGCACATACTGGGGGAGGATCGTGAGTTTTTCCCCCATTTGAGCGCCTAATGCTGACGACGTGCAACGGAGAACATGAATGCAACGCAGATTCTTTTTGACCGCAGTGCCTTGCCTGGCGCTCAGCGATGCTGCCTGGGCGGCACTGCCGGACGACCAGGCCCCGCCCCACTACACCGTGTCTGCCGCGCAACTGCAGCAGGCGGTGGCACTTCGTTTTCCGCTGCGTTATCCGGTGGCGGGCCT contains these protein-coding regions:
- a CDS encoding diguanylate cyclase — protein: MRAGSLALMFVASGMHIFAKNYGVAAWALLALLFLLYPHVQYWRAARAADSVKTELDNLLIDSFLLGLFMAALEFPLWLSFAAIMATLTNNAANKGWPSVPKNVLAMLAGALIWVTVRGFKFSPDTGWPLTIFCMVGICGYVLVIGNVGFQRNLQLRRVREELRTREQELLKANQSLVVNLQEIEALQQQLREQASRDSLTALYNRRYLDTTLDRELASCKREGKPLSLIMIDVDDFKKYNDLHGHQAGDQCLIAVAKTLQASAKRASDLAARYGGEEFLLVLPGMDATAAQGLAEELRRSVEALKIPHEQSRGGSVTISIGLAVMTNDSHKDVAGLLRAADEALYHAKHGGRNQVRLATQTRRAARVAESVAVNLVQLVWHPAYESGQAELDAQHRALFGHVNNILAALLLERPVDEVAALIDTLIGDVAKHFEDEEKIILAAGFPGAAAHAAMHRELIAHAGYLVSRFKTRDLDRGEPFQFLAHDLVARHILGEDREFFPHLSA
- a CDS encoding GGDEF domain-containing protein, with the protein product MRINLLFSLRGKLTAMLLLASLTAALAVGGTAYWLLMQDFNATARETAFTNFQTDIQAYIGTYGSWENARRNQVFHEFVMQRRGPSGSLNPLPGAGGRPALPGETDAGETRRQGAPAGAVHHRDPPFHFMLIDTQGHVLLGGDGRQDTAVGEDLRRHARPISVNGKVDVLAVPVGSPQLSTQDKAYLGAMREALQNGLLAACALTVVMGLVFGSRFGARVRELTSAIQSMRADGEILQQVPVHSRDEMGLLASAFNRMSRELSQAHSALRRTNEQVQSQAAQLKELSVRDPLTQMFNRRYFDEQSALLYQQAMRHGWSVSVMVGDLDYFKSINDDFSHAIGDEVLRRVALILRKNTRSTDIVARYGGEEFVIAFPESTVQQAAIRCEALRAAIEQHTWQEVHPELRVTMSMGLCDDTKRGSIEKMLAAADEGLYEAKRSGRNRVVSC
- a CDS encoding DNA alkylation repair protein, which produces MAEALKNQFGADVPRAIAAMISAVHPSFNRTAFVSDVLDGYDALALMPRGKKIAQALRRHLPDDYAHALAILLDSLDQAHGRDPGQSLASFLYLPHTQFVAEFGLAHFELSMRAQHALTQRFTAEFSIRPFIEHHPEATLRQLQAWACDPSAHVRRLVSEGTRPRLPWAPRLRRFQADPAPVLALLELLKDDPELYVRRSVANNLNDIGKDHPDVLVHTAQAWLQGASAQRAWIVGHALRSAVKRGESGALQVLGFGQTPRVSVTKVQISPRLAVTGGTVQIEFDVTNCHTSAQSVLVDFCVHYVKANGQTRAKVFKLKTLQRAPGQTAPLAKKLSLAQMSTRRHYPGLHKLDVMLNGQAQPLGAFELLQA